Proteins from a genomic interval of Corynebacterium deserti GIMN1.010:
- a CDS encoding tautomerase family protein, whose product MPTYTCWSRRIQISRESKHRIAEAITDAHHELAKAPKYLVQVLFNEVEPDSHFIGGHPAPDNQIWVHATIRAGRTKEQKDSLLLRLTEEIALILGIPKEVVWVYINEIPGGNMTEYGRLLLEPGQEDEWFASLPEALQERLTDLSED is encoded by the coding sequence ATGCCAACGTATACGTGCTGGTCACGGCGGATCCAAATTTCCCGTGAGTCCAAACACCGCATCGCTGAGGCCATCACAGATGCACACCACGAACTAGCGAAAGCCCCGAAGTACCTCGTCCAGGTGCTGTTCAATGAAGTCGAACCAGATTCCCACTTTATCGGCGGACACCCCGCACCGGATAACCAAATCTGGGTTCACGCCACCATCCGCGCAGGCCGCACCAAGGAACAAAAGGATTCCCTCCTTCTGCGATTGACTGAGGAAATCGCGTTGATCCTCGGCATCCCCAAAGAAGTTGTCTGGGTATATATCAATGAAATCCCCGGTGGCAACATGACAGAATACGGTCGCCTACTTCTTGAACCTGGTCAGGAAGATGAGTGGTTCGCTTCCCTTCCTGAGGCTTTGCAGGAACGTCTCACTGATTTGAGTGAGGACTAG
- a CDS encoding sensor histidine kinase, whose amino-acid sequence MDIVRFATRILVIQVLTIALVVGICAGIFAALTMDQMKTEAEHTALSIGRSVASNPQIREEVAHDTFTGAQPSAEELAAGIVQEIADAATERTGALFVVITDGTGIRLAHPDPERLGEEVSTSFDAAMRGEETMAWETGTLGDSARAKVPVFAPGTDTPVGEVSVGFERDSVYSRLPTFFGALALISVLGILIGVGVSAVMRRRWERITLGLQPEELVALVQNQTAVIDGIDEGVLALGPDGTIGVHNQQAQDMIGAGPMLGKTLTELGLDAPGNLDLALREHRLESVAHNGRILYLDFHPVRRGDQDLGHVVTIRDRTDIIELSERLDSVRTMTHALRAQRHEFANRIHTATGLIDAGRVADAAEFLSDVSRNGGQSHPLIGSAHLSEPFLSSFLNTASISASERGVSLRITSDTLVLGTVKDPEDVATILGNLINNAVDATVEGEAPRWIDLTLMDDADTLAITIADSGPGIPAGQDVFGSAPTIGELEDNERTHGHGIGLKLCRALARSHGGDVWVIENGTDAGAVFGVQLPGVME is encoded by the coding sequence GTGGATATTGTGCGTTTTGCTACCCGAATACTGGTGATCCAGGTACTTACCATCGCGTTGGTGGTGGGCATTTGCGCCGGCATCTTCGCAGCTCTGACCATGGATCAGATGAAAACTGAGGCGGAGCACACAGCGCTGTCCATCGGACGTTCAGTGGCGTCCAACCCACAAATTCGGGAAGAAGTGGCACATGACACCTTCACCGGTGCGCAACCCTCTGCAGAGGAGCTTGCAGCTGGCATCGTGCAGGAGATCGCAGACGCTGCCACGGAGCGCACCGGAGCACTTTTTGTTGTCATCACTGACGGCACCGGCATCCGTCTCGCACACCCCGATCCGGAACGACTCGGCGAGGAAGTAAGCACCAGCTTTGACGCCGCCATGCGCGGGGAAGAAACCATGGCGTGGGAAACCGGCACCTTGGGTGATTCTGCTCGCGCGAAGGTTCCGGTGTTCGCCCCAGGAACTGATACGCCAGTGGGAGAAGTCAGCGTCGGTTTTGAACGAGATAGTGTGTATTCACGGCTGCCCACTTTCTTTGGTGCACTCGCGCTCATCTCTGTTCTTGGCATCCTCATTGGCGTGGGGGTGTCTGCAGTGATGCGCCGCCGCTGGGAGAGAATCACTCTGGGATTGCAGCCTGAGGAATTGGTGGCGCTTGTGCAAAACCAAACCGCGGTGATTGATGGCATTGATGAAGGCGTGCTGGCACTGGGCCCAGATGGCACCATCGGCGTACATAATCAGCAGGCCCAGGACATGATCGGCGCAGGTCCCATGCTGGGTAAGACGCTCACCGAGCTCGGCTTGGACGCGCCGGGAAACCTCGATCTAGCGCTTAGGGAGCACCGCTTGGAATCCGTTGCGCACAATGGCCGCATCCTCTACCTCGACTTTCACCCTGTGCGTCGCGGCGACCAGGACCTTGGCCATGTGGTCACCATCCGCGACCGCACCGACATCATCGAGCTCAGCGAGCGGCTTGACTCAGTGCGGACCATGACCCACGCACTGCGCGCGCAGCGCCACGAGTTTGCTAACCGTATCCACACCGCAACGGGGCTTATCGACGCCGGCCGCGTGGCCGATGCCGCTGAATTTTTAAGCGATGTCTCGCGCAACGGGGGTCAATCGCATCCCCTCATTGGGTCGGCACATCTGAGCGAACCGTTTTTGAGTTCATTCCTTAATACCGCCTCGATTTCTGCGTCGGAACGTGGTGTGAGCCTGCGGATTACCTCGGACACGTTGGTGCTGGGCACGGTCAAAGATCCAGAAGATGTGGCGACCATCTTGGGTAACCTCATAAACAATGCGGTCGACGCCACCGTGGAAGGTGAAGCACCGAGGTGGATTGACCTCACCTTGATGGATGATGCCGATACCTTAGCCATCACGATCGCGGATTCTGGACCTGGCATTCCCGCAGGTCAAGATGTGTTTGGCAGCGCGCCCACCATCGGGGAGCTAGAAGATAATGAGCGCACCCACGGCCATGGTATCGGGCTGAAACTGTGCCGGGCGCTCGCCAGATCGCATGGAGGCGATGTGTGGGTTATTGAAAACGGCACCGATGCCGGTGCAGTCTTTGGAGTTCAACTGCCAGGAGTAATGGAGTAG
- a CDS encoding chloride channel protein yields MTNVPLNRLAVIAAIIGVGTGLFVAALNWTAIGIERLIFGADHLHNHDPFSNVSPLRLALTLIALSIVSSWAWFFVHRSKNNEVSVFGAMQGEKMPVAETVASVFLQVSTVASGAPVGAENAPRVAGSFVAERFSRWLQLDMDAKRILVASAAGAGLGASFHLPLAGVLFALEVLLVEASTRTVVLAIITTTAAVATTGVFVPTPDVFVTVNLHEGPWMLVAAIITGVVAGLCGHWFKLAAQWMAKRSPKGRNILWQMPLGFIIIATIVYFFPVTLANSRWLSDTLLGEGLVLSTMVLLLLCRTFMFLLAFRVGMVGGNLIPAFALGALAGSVVGTVLQPLIDAPVAAFALLGAAAFLSTTMAAPLFGLIAAVEFTDMEPQGYLPVFLAVASGVLAVRVWAVIVNRDVRAIPITYASWTGELK; encoded by the coding sequence ATGACCAATGTTCCGCTGAATCGATTGGCCGTTATTGCCGCCATCATTGGCGTCGGTACTGGTCTGTTTGTTGCTGCGTTGAACTGGACTGCTATCGGTATTGAACGTCTTATTTTCGGTGCTGATCATTTGCATAACCACGATCCTTTTTCGAATGTCTCCCCGCTGCGCTTGGCGTTGACGCTCATTGCGTTGAGCATTGTGTCGTCGTGGGCGTGGTTTTTTGTGCATCGCTCGAAGAACAACGAAGTGTCGGTGTTCGGTGCGATGCAGGGGGAGAAGATGCCGGTCGCGGAGACAGTTGCGTCGGTGTTTTTGCAGGTGTCCACCGTGGCTTCGGGTGCGCCGGTGGGTGCAGAGAATGCGCCAAGGGTGGCGGGCAGTTTTGTTGCAGAGCGTTTCAGCAGGTGGTTGCAGCTGGATATGGATGCCAAACGGATTTTGGTGGCGTCAGCTGCGGGTGCTGGTTTGGGTGCGAGTTTTCATCTTCCGCTGGCGGGTGTGTTGTTTGCGCTGGAAGTGTTGTTGGTGGAGGCGTCGACACGCACGGTGGTGTTGGCGATTATTACGACGACAGCTGCGGTGGCGACGACAGGAGTGTTTGTTCCTACGCCGGATGTGTTTGTCACGGTGAATTTGCATGAGGGCCCGTGGATGTTGGTGGCGGCGATAATCACGGGTGTGGTCGCTGGTTTGTGTGGTCATTGGTTTAAGCTGGCGGCGCAGTGGATGGCTAAACGCTCGCCGAAGGGGAGAAATATCTTGTGGCAGATGCCGTTGGGCTTCATTATCATTGCCACGATCGTGTATTTCTTCCCTGTGACCTTGGCAAATTCGAGGTGGTTGTCGGATACCTTGCTGGGCGAGGGCTTGGTACTCTCTACGATGGTGTTGCTGTTGTTGTGCCGCACGTTCATGTTTTTGCTGGCGTTTCGCGTGGGGATGGTCGGCGGTAACCTGATTCCAGCATTCGCCCTGGGTGCTTTAGCTGGCAGCGTGGTGGGCACGGTGTTGCAACCGCTTATCGACGCCCCTGTTGCCGCCTTTGCTCTTTTGGGCGCGGCAGCGTTCCTGTCTACGACAATGGCCGCTCCACTATTTGGCCTCATCGCGGCGGTGGAGTTTACCGACATGGAGCCGCAGGGCTACTTGCCCGTTTTCTTGGCGGTGGCATCGGGCGTGTTGGCGGTGCGCGTGTGGGCGGTGATTGTGAATAGAGATGTCCGCGCCATCCCGATTACCTACGCCAGCTGGACAGGGGAGTTGAAGTAG
- a CDS encoding magnesium and cobalt transport protein CorA — protein sequence MPKNDDNNGAIRRRDMLRRRYLPDMAPTPEEISPLTRYVIDGIPKRPPRGSTVADGLRFAEGASNRMVMSLYPAPSMPAIEELAASWDLHPTIVEDLLLGQQRPKLDRYEDITFITIRSARYIDAREEVDFAEFHILMKPQAIVILCQDNQWIDGTSASNFGDPRHVDDRIKTLLDDAELLSLGPRAVAYRLIDAIVDGYAPVLRGIAIDQEQIERQVFSGDAAVAERIYNLSQEIIDMQHTTSSVSEVLQRLNKDFIRSGMPEKLHAYLADVADHLTRDNTRVAEYRESLSQILSVNATLVAQRQNEDMKKISGWAAIIFAPTLISSIYGMNFDIMPELHWAFGYPMAILMMLGFTLLLYWIFKRSKWM from the coding sequence ATGCCAAAGAACGACGACAACAACGGGGCGATTCGTAGACGCGACATGTTGAGGCGGCGCTACCTCCCCGACATGGCACCAACTCCCGAAGAAATTTCCCCCCTGACCAGGTACGTTATTGACGGCATCCCTAAACGTCCACCACGCGGCTCCACAGTCGCGGATGGTTTGCGTTTCGCGGAAGGCGCCTCCAACCGCATGGTCATGTCGCTCTACCCCGCGCCATCCATGCCAGCGATCGAAGAGCTCGCCGCATCCTGGGATCTTCACCCAACAATTGTGGAGGACCTCCTCCTCGGTCAGCAGCGCCCCAAGCTTGACCGATACGAGGACATCACGTTCATCACCATCCGATCCGCACGCTACATCGACGCCCGCGAAGAAGTCGATTTCGCCGAGTTCCATATTTTGATGAAACCGCAGGCCATCGTCATTTTATGCCAAGACAATCAGTGGATTGACGGCACCAGCGCCTCCAACTTTGGCGACCCCAGGCACGTCGACGATCGCATAAAAACATTGCTTGACGACGCCGAACTCCTGTCCCTCGGCCCCCGCGCCGTGGCATATCGTCTCATTGACGCCATTGTCGACGGCTACGCCCCCGTGCTGCGCGGCATCGCCATTGACCAGGAACAGATTGAACGCCAGGTATTTTCTGGCGACGCCGCCGTTGCCGAACGTATTTACAACCTGTCCCAAGAAATCATCGACATGCAGCACACCACCAGCTCTGTCTCTGAAGTGTTGCAACGCCTCAACAAGGACTTCATCCGTAGCGGCATGCCTGAGAAGCTGCACGCTTACCTCGCTGACGTCGCCGATCACCTCACCCGCGATAACACCCGCGTCGCTGAGTATCGCGAATCGTTGTCCCAAATCTTGAGCGTCAACGCAACGCTTGTTGCCCAACGCCAAAACGAAGACATGAAGAAGATCTCCGGCTGGGCGGCTATTATCTTCGCCCCGACGCTGATCTCCTCCATTTACGGCATGAACTTTGACATCATGCCGGAACTTCACTGGGCCTTCGGCTATCCGATGGCCATCTTAATGATGCTTGGTTTCACTCTCCTTCTGTATTGGATCTTCAAGCGCAGTAAGTGGATGTAA
- a CDS encoding PhoH family protein, with product MTTTYPDFLESNAFQPGSKHWETEGGAPETTITYVLDTSVLLSDPVSLTRFAEHDVVLPIVVITELEAKRHHPDLGFFARQALRLLDELREIHGDLSKPLPIGEDGGHIHVELNHQNMESLPVGFRLGDNDTRILAVAKNLQQEGHNVVLVSKDLPMRIKASASGIAAQEYRAALARDRGYTGMTYAQITDEQLGELYDTGEVRIESLDKLPVNHGFTLKSPSGSALGRMNSEKMIELVPGDQQVFGISGRSAEQRLAIDLLNDDAVGIVSIGGPAGTGKSALALCAGLEAVMERRIQRKIIVFRPLFAVGGQELGYLPGDQEEKMGPWAQAVFDTLSSMVSQNIIDEALSRGLIEVLPLTHIRGRSLHDAFVIVDEAQSLERNVLLTMLSRIGQNSRVVLTHDVAQRDNLRVGRYDGIVSVVEALKDHELFGHITLQRSERSRIAELVTQVLDAHSL from the coding sequence GTGACCACCACCTATCCAGATTTCCTTGAAAGCAATGCGTTCCAGCCAGGTTCAAAGCATTGGGAAACGGAAGGGGGTGCGCCGGAAACTACCATTACGTACGTATTGGATACGTCGGTATTGTTGTCTGATCCAGTGTCGTTGACACGGTTTGCAGAACACGATGTTGTTCTTCCCATCGTTGTAATTACGGAATTAGAAGCCAAGCGTCATCACCCTGACCTTGGCTTTTTTGCTCGCCAGGCGCTGCGCTTGCTGGATGAGCTTCGGGAAATTCACGGCGATCTGTCCAAGCCGTTGCCGATTGGCGAGGACGGTGGACACATCCACGTCGAGCTCAACCACCAAAACATGGAGTCGCTGCCGGTGGGTTTCCGCCTCGGCGACAATGACACCCGCATCTTGGCTGTGGCGAAGAACTTACAGCAAGAAGGCCACAATGTGGTCTTGGTGTCGAAGGACCTGCCGATGAGGATCAAGGCGTCGGCAAGCGGAATCGCCGCGCAAGAATACCGCGCTGCCCTTGCGCGCGACCGTGGTTACACCGGCATGACCTACGCACAAATTACCGACGAGCAACTTGGCGAGCTCTACGACACCGGCGAGGTGCGCATCGAGAGCCTGGACAAACTGCCGGTCAACCATGGTTTCACGCTGAAATCCCCCAGCGGATCCGCGCTTGGCCGCATGAATTCGGAGAAAATGATCGAGCTTGTCCCCGGTGACCAGCAGGTATTTGGCATCAGCGGGCGTAGCGCTGAGCAGCGGCTGGCGATTGATTTGCTTAACGACGACGCCGTAGGCATCGTGTCCATCGGTGGTCCGGCGGGTACCGGCAAGAGCGCACTGGCGTTATGTGCTGGTTTAGAAGCCGTGATGGAGCGTCGAATCCAGCGCAAGATCATCGTGTTCCGCCCACTTTTTGCTGTTGGCGGGCAAGAGCTTGGTTACCTTCCTGGCGATCAGGAAGAGAAGATGGGTCCGTGGGCGCAGGCTGTGTTTGACACGCTGAGCTCGATGGTGAGTCAAAATATTATTGATGAAGCCCTTTCCCGCGGCCTCATCGAAGTGCTTCCGCTGACCCACATCCGTGGCCGTTCGCTTCACGACGCCTTTGTCATCGTCGACGAAGCCCAATCCCTAGAGCGCAACGTGCTGCTCACCATGCTGTCTCGCATCGGCCAGAATTCCCGAGTTGTTCTCACCCATGACGTAGCGCAGCGCGACAACCTGCGCGTTGGTCGCTACGACGGCATCGTCTCTGTGGTGGAAGCACTCAAGGATCACGAACTGTTTGGCCACATCACGTTGCAGCGTTCCGAGCGTTCCCGCATCGCTGAGTTGGTCACTCAAGTTTTGGATGCGCATTCCCTGTAG
- the pnuC gene encoding nicotinamide riboside transporter PnuC, producing the protein MNPITELLDATLWIGGVPILWREIIGNIFGLLCAWGGMRRLVWAWPVGIIGNVLLFTVFMGGLFNTPQNLDLYGQAGRQIMFIIVSGYGWYQWSQAKKRALTPEHAVAVVPRWASTKERTGLIIAAVLGTITCAWIFQALGSWGPWADAWIFVGSILATYGMARGWTEFWLIWIAVDIVGVPLLFFAGYYPSAALYLVYGVFVTWGFIVWVRVQRKEAAASERELAKV; encoded by the coding sequence ATGAATCCTATAACCGAATTACTCGACGCCACCCTCTGGATCGGTGGCGTGCCCATCTTGTGGCGAGAAATCATCGGCAACATCTTTGGATTACTCTGCGCCTGGGGTGGCATGCGTCGCCTCGTATGGGCGTGGCCGGTAGGAATCATCGGCAACGTTTTGCTCTTCACCGTATTCATGGGCGGACTGTTTAACACTCCACAGAACTTGGACCTCTACGGCCAAGCCGGCCGACAAATCATGTTCATCATCGTGAGCGGCTACGGCTGGTACCAGTGGTCACAAGCCAAGAAGCGAGCCCTCACTCCGGAGCATGCTGTCGCAGTTGTCCCACGGTGGGCCTCCACCAAAGAACGCACCGGCCTCATCATTGCTGCAGTACTAGGCACCATCACCTGCGCATGGATTTTCCAAGCACTCGGCTCCTGGGGGCCATGGGCCGACGCGTGGATTTTCGTCGGCTCAATCCTGGCTACCTACGGAATGGCTCGCGGATGGACGGAATTCTGGTTGATCTGGATCGCCGTCGACATCGTTGGTGTACCACTGCTATTTTTCGCAGGCTACTACCCTTCCGCCGCACTGTACCTGGTCTACGGAGTCTTCGTGACCTGGGGATTCATCGTGTGGGTGCGGGTGCAAAGGAAGGAAGCCGCTGCGTCCGAACGAGAGTTGGCAAAGGTTTAG
- a CDS encoding response regulator: MDKPLQVLVIDDDFRVAGIHASIVEAAPGFSVVGTARTLAEAKTLIATFSPDLLLVDVYLPDGDGIDLVRTTNIDAFVLSAADDIQTVRRAFRAGALGYLLKPFPQKRLVERMDRYARYRHVLSGTHGLSQDKIDQATAILNGTQAPTTVSRSATEQLLLDALEGQELSAAEAAEAAGVSRATAQRRLAAMASQGVIQVRLRYGQSGRPEHLYSKPLI; this comes from the coding sequence ATGGATAAACCACTACAAGTATTGGTAATCGATGATGACTTCCGAGTCGCTGGCATTCATGCCTCCATCGTCGAGGCTGCCCCCGGTTTTAGCGTCGTGGGCACTGCCCGCACCCTCGCCGAGGCGAAAACGCTCATCGCGACGTTCTCCCCAGACCTTTTGTTGGTGGATGTGTACCTGCCCGACGGCGACGGCATCGACCTCGTGCGCACCACTAACATCGACGCCTTTGTGTTGAGCGCTGCTGACGATATCCAAACCGTGCGCCGCGCATTCCGCGCCGGAGCGTTGGGCTACCTGCTCAAACCATTCCCGCAGAAACGTCTGGTCGAGCGGATGGACAGATACGCACGCTACCGGCATGTCCTGTCCGGCACGCACGGATTGTCCCAAGACAAAATTGACCAGGCGACCGCCATCCTCAACGGCACCCAGGCACCGACGACGGTGTCGCGCTCGGCCACCGAACAATTGCTTCTCGACGCCCTCGAAGGTCAAGAACTCTCTGCCGCCGAAGCCGCGGAGGCAGCCGGGGTTTCGCGAGCGACAGCGCAGCGTCGATTAGCAGCAATGGCCAGCCAAGGAGTTATCCAAGTCCGCTTACGCTACGGGCAATCCGGCAGGCCAGAGCACCTCTACTCCAAGCCGCTGATTTAG
- a CDS encoding D-isomer specific 2-hydroxyacid dehydrogenase family protein, with product MTAHMKIFVGFGDYPATTEALREAGAQIVDSLEEAEGFVFTQTPGIDFPALPDHISWVQLPNAGINAYFKAGLITADRRWSNASGVYGQQVAEAALGLLLGLIHMHPTMVRADSWSPQPDVDRRTTWLAGQTVAIIGAGGIGKHVAAMLRPFGASSLAVSRTGAPSPEFDEAMPISMLFDALRHADHVIVCVPLTDDTHHLISTDALKAMKPGAMLINVARGEVVDTDALVTALDSNRIAGAGLDVTFPEPLPDGHPLWGRPNVIITPHVANTVSSVDRMLAPVVAKNYRRLINGERMLTEVDVTKGY from the coding sequence ATGACTGCACACATGAAGATCTTTGTCGGCTTCGGTGACTACCCCGCCACCACCGAGGCATTGCGCGAGGCAGGTGCACAGATTGTGGATTCCTTGGAGGAGGCAGAGGGTTTCGTGTTCACCCAAACGCCGGGAATTGATTTCCCAGCCCTCCCCGACCACATTTCGTGGGTGCAGCTACCCAACGCGGGTATCAATGCATACTTCAAGGCGGGCCTCATAACTGCGGATCGTCGCTGGTCGAACGCATCTGGTGTGTATGGGCAGCAGGTGGCAGAGGCAGCGCTTGGGCTGTTGTTGGGGTTGATTCATATGCATCCGACAATGGTTCGTGCGGATAGTTGGTCGCCGCAACCGGACGTCGATAGGCGCACAACCTGGTTGGCTGGCCAGACCGTGGCGATCATCGGCGCAGGTGGCATCGGTAAACATGTGGCCGCGATGCTACGCCCCTTCGGGGCTTCATCGTTAGCGGTCAGCAGGACGGGTGCGCCGTCACCGGAGTTCGACGAGGCCATGCCGATAAGCATGCTTTTCGACGCACTGCGCCACGCCGATCACGTCATCGTCTGCGTGCCGCTTACCGATGACACCCACCACCTCATCAGCACCGATGCGCTGAAAGCGATGAAACCTGGCGCGATGCTCATCAACGTAGCTCGTGGCGAAGTGGTGGATACCGACGCCCTCGTTACAGCTCTTGATAGCAACCGCATCGCTGGTGCTGGTCTAGATGTCACGTTTCCTGAACCACTCCCCGATGGTCACCCGCTGTGGGGTCGTCCCAACGTGATCATCACCCCGCATGTGGCCAATACGGTGTCCTCGGTGGATCGCATGCTCGCACCGGTGGTGGCGAAAAACTATCGACGCCTCATCAATGGCGAACGCATGCTCACCGAGGTGGACGTGACAAAGGGATACTAA
- the bioB gene encoding biotin synthase BioB → MTILDIARLQVLDNGEGLNQKQLMEVLTLPEDQIPDLMELAHQVRLKWCGEEIEVEGIISLKTGGCPEDCHFCSQSGLFESPVRSVWLDIPQLVEAAKQTAKTGATEFCIVAAVKGPDEKLMLQLEEAVAAIHAEVEIDVAASIGTLTKEQVDRLARAGVHRYNHNLETARSFFPQVVTTHTWEERRETLQLVADAGLEVCSGGILGMGEKLEQRAEFAVQLAELNPHEVPMNFLDPRPGTPFADREVMDSRDALRAIGAFRLALPHTMLRFAGGRELTLGEKGAEQGLLGGINALIVGNYLTTLGRPMEEDLDMMDRLQLPIKVLNKVI, encoded by the coding sequence ATGACCATTCTCGACATCGCACGCCTCCAAGTTCTGGACAACGGCGAGGGGCTTAACCAAAAGCAACTCATGGAGGTTCTCACCCTGCCGGAAGATCAGATTCCGGATCTCATGGAGCTTGCGCACCAAGTCCGACTCAAATGGTGCGGCGAAGAGATTGAGGTCGAGGGCATCATCTCCCTCAAAACCGGTGGCTGCCCCGAAGATTGTCACTTCTGCTCCCAATCTGGGCTTTTTGAATCCCCCGTGCGCTCTGTCTGGCTTGATATTCCCCAGCTGGTCGAGGCTGCAAAGCAAACCGCAAAGACCGGTGCTACCGAATTTTGCATCGTCGCAGCGGTCAAGGGCCCCGATGAAAAACTCATGCTCCAGCTGGAAGAAGCCGTTGCCGCAATCCATGCCGAAGTGGAGATCGATGTAGCAGCATCCATCGGAACACTAACTAAAGAGCAGGTGGATCGTCTCGCGCGAGCAGGCGTGCATCGCTACAACCACAATCTTGAAACCGCGCGCTCCTTCTTCCCGCAGGTTGTCACCACCCACACCTGGGAGGAGCGTCGTGAAACCTTGCAGCTAGTGGCCGACGCCGGCCTCGAAGTCTGTTCCGGCGGCATTCTCGGCATGGGAGAGAAGCTTGAGCAGCGCGCCGAGTTTGCCGTTCAGCTCGCAGAGCTCAATCCACATGAGGTCCCGATGAACTTCCTCGACCCTCGCCCCGGCACCCCGTTTGCAGACCGTGAAGTCATGGACAGTCGGGATGCCCTGCGCGCGATCGGTGCTTTCAGGCTCGCCCTCCCGCACACCATGCTCCGCTTTGCCGGTGGCCGCGAACTCACGCTCGGTGAAAAAGGTGCAGAGCAAGGTCTCCTCGGCGGCATCAACGCACTTATTGTGGGCAATTACCTCACCACCCTCGGCCGCCCAATGGAAGAGGACCTGGACATGATGGATCGCTTGCAGCTGCCCATCAAGGTTTTGAATAAGGTCATCTAA
- a CDS encoding CitMHS family transporter yields MSSSQLLLAADYAVSHTPSDGVLVVLGFAMILTFMTLIMLGRLTPMVAMLLVPTIFGLIAGAGLGLGDMALDAIKDMAPTAALLMFAIMFFGIMIDVGLFDPLIRLITRVLHDDPAKVVFGTAILAGVVSLDGDGSTTFIITTSAMLPIYLRLGMSPVVLTCVAGLINGTMNILPWGGPTVRAAAALGLEPTDVFVPMVPSLIAGVVICLLFAWFLGLAERKRLGKIDSSRFGGPGLEPEAGTGSGTSTGTNNKGGKSYPGFGGLGKGGKNAPKPGPNGGGVIIDDREVESESEQHINLDESTLTDNMTDTLLDPHRATLRPKLFWFNAALTAVVMVLLVADIFPLAFVFMVGAGLALAVNFPKVKDQANEMLAHSSSIVGVVSMVLAAGVLVGVLNGTGMVDAMATWITTVIPNSMGPHLAVITGLLSIPMTFFMSNDAFYFGILPVLAESASHFGIEPVEMARASITGQPVHMQSPLVPAILLLVSLANVNLGDHHKKVLWRACMVSIAMLAVALIIGVVPLSA; encoded by the coding sequence ATGAGCAGCTCACAACTACTATTGGCCGCAGACTATGCGGTCAGCCACACCCCCTCCGACGGGGTGTTGGTGGTTCTTGGCTTCGCCATGATCCTCACCTTCATGACATTGATCATGCTTGGCCGACTCACCCCCATGGTGGCCATGCTTCTTGTCCCCACCATCTTCGGTCTTATCGCGGGTGCAGGCCTTGGCCTTGGCGATATGGCACTTGACGCCATCAAAGACATGGCACCGACAGCAGCACTGTTGATGTTCGCCATCATGTTCTTCGGCATCATGATCGACGTCGGACTCTTTGATCCCCTCATCCGCCTTATCACCCGCGTGCTTCATGATGACCCCGCCAAAGTTGTCTTCGGCACCGCCATCCTCGCAGGCGTTGTCTCCCTCGACGGCGACGGTTCCACCACCTTCATCATCACCACCTCTGCGATGCTTCCGATCTACCTGCGCCTGGGCATGAGCCCCGTGGTTCTTACCTGTGTGGCTGGTTTGATCAACGGCACCATGAACATCCTTCCGTGGGGTGGCCCCACTGTTCGCGCGGCTGCAGCGCTTGGCCTCGAACCAACTGACGTGTTTGTCCCCATGGTTCCATCGCTTATCGCCGGCGTTGTCATCTGCCTGTTGTTCGCCTGGTTCCTCGGCCTGGCAGAGCGCAAGCGCCTGGGCAAGATTGATTCCTCCCGATTCGGCGGTCCAGGTCTCGAACCAGAAGCGGGCACCGGATCCGGCACCTCGACCGGCACCAACAATAAGGGTGGCAAGTCCTACCCCGGCTTCGGTGGCTTGGGTAAGGGTGGCAAAAATGCTCCGAAACCAGGCCCCAACGGTGGCGGCGTCATCATTGACGACCGCGAGGTCGAATCAGAGTCCGAGCAGCACATCAACCTTGATGAGTCCACGCTGACCGACAACATGACCGACACCTTGCTTGATCCACACCGCGCAACGCTTCGTCCGAAGCTGTTCTGGTTCAACGCAGCGCTCACCGCAGTGGTCATGGTGCTCTTGGTTGCCGATATCTTCCCACTCGCCTTCGTCTTCATGGTCGGCGCTGGTCTAGCACTGGCAGTGAACTTCCCGAAGGTCAAGGATCAGGCGAATGAAATGCTCGCACACTCCTCAAGCATCGTCGGCGTTGTCTCCATGGTTCTGGCTGCTGGCGTACTGGTTGGCGTACTCAACGGCACCGGCATGGTCGATGCGATGGCTACCTGGATCACCACAGTCATCCCGAACTCCATGGGCCCTCACCTGGCTGTGATCACCGGTTTGCTGTCCATTCCAATGACGTTCTTCATGTCCAACGACGCCTTCTACTTCGGTATCCTCCCGGTTCTCGCAGAAAGTGCTTCCCACTTTGGCATCGAGCCTGTAGAGATGGCGCGTGCGTCCATCACCGGCCAGCCGGTTCACATGCAAAGCCCTTTGGTTCCTGCGATCCTGCTGCTCGTCTCCCTGGCTAACGTCAACCTCGGCGACCACCACAAGAAGGTCCTGTGGCGTGCCTGCATGGTGTCCATTGCGATGCTCGCCGTTGCCCTCATCATCGGCGTCGTGCCACTCAGCGCATAA